Proteins co-encoded in one Fibrobacter sp. UWT2 genomic window:
- a CDS encoding fibrobacter succinogenes major paralogous domain-containing protein: MNYLKYALLIGAVFFAACGDDSSTSASDVPKDSAKTSYVTTSYLNPDYSYGEMTDARDGQVYKTTTIGSQTWLAQNLNYETTNSVCFNNAADSCAKYGRLYSWNDAKEACPSGWHLPDTTEWNVLLDEVGGKDSATVNLISKNGWPRSESAAASMDSIVSQLDSALMDRIPKGWGGSDPYGFSALPAGQKHKGGDFMGVGGMSDFWLATEYLVNLFGDSVDEALYANLLILGYYVYVVQEEKTSFKSVRCIKD; the protein is encoded by the coding sequence ATGAATTACTTAAAATATGCACTCTTGATCGGTGCTGTGTTTTTTGCCGCTTGCGGAGATGACTCTTCTACGTCTGCATCCGATGTTCCTAAAGATTCTGCCAAAACATCCTATGTCACGACGAGCTACCTTAATCCCGATTATTCGTACGGGGAGATGACGGATGCTCGCGACGGTCAGGTGTACAAGACGACTACAATCGGTTCGCAGACTTGGCTTGCGCAAAATTTGAACTATGAAACGACGAATTCTGTCTGCTTCAATAATGCTGCCGATAGTTGCGCCAAGTATGGAAGGCTTTATTCATGGAACGATGCTAAGGAGGCTTGCCCGTCCGGTTGGCACTTGCCCGATACAACGGAGTGGAACGTATTGTTGGATGAAGTGGGTGGAAAGGATTCGGCTACCGTAAATCTTATTTCGAAGAATGGCTGGCCCAGAAGCGAAAGTGCCGCTGCGTCTATGGATTCTATCGTATCCCAATTGGATTCCGCTTTGATGGACAGAATTCCCAAGGGTTGGGGCGGTTCGGACCCTTATGGGTTTTCTGCTCTTCCGGCAGGTCAAAAGCATAAAGGTGGCGATTTTATGGGGGTCGGTGGCATGAGTGATTTTTGGCTAGCTACAGAATACTTGGTAAATCTGTTTGGCGATAGTGTCGATGAAGCCTTGTATGCGAATCTGCTCATTTTGGGATATTATGTCTACGTGGTTCAAGAAGAAAAGACCAGCTTCAAGTCTGTTCGTTGCATCAAGGATTAG
- a CDS encoding DUF5683 domain-containing protein, with protein sequence MSNRLLAIILFVSLAFAAGVSAQTVPADSSQAEESADTLASDPMQKGKTGIVAIDTLAVNEWDIPTKRNSLAMTMLFAIFPGGGQYYTEHYVRGGFITGIELLLLYEVTANKSYQHKRVLEQAEPFRDSVAFYTDKVLHERNRDSLAYYHEKRTEFIGRVHEKSDKKMEQEDLRKAETAWMYGLYLYSFFDAFGIWYNNNYRSVELKSMKTALLWSIIPGFGQMYNREFGKQGLLYMAFIGSATSIWTSQNMVEYYLDRKHIVEKESTTSEEYERVDERVTYYRKNRNQYIWAIALLYLYSVGDAAVDALLSDFDNPMHLAVLPQLGGGLQALLSFDF encoded by the coding sequence ATGTCAAATCGTCTGCTTGCTATAATCTTGTTTGTAAGCCTCGCCTTTGCGGCGGGGGTTAGTGCGCAGACGGTTCCGGCGGATTCCTCGCAAGCAGAAGAATCTGCCGATACCTTGGCAAGTGACCCTATGCAAAAGGGCAAAACGGGCATTGTTGCTATCGATACACTTGCGGTAAACGAATGGGATATTCCGACTAAGCGCAATTCGCTTGCAATGACGATGCTGTTTGCCATATTCCCGGGTGGTGGTCAGTACTATACCGAACATTATGTGCGTGGTGGCTTTATTACGGGCATCGAACTCCTGTTGCTGTACGAAGTCACGGCGAACAAGAGTTACCAGCATAAGCGAGTGCTTGAACAGGCAGAACCCTTCCGCGATTCCGTGGCGTTCTATACCGACAAGGTCTTGCATGAGCGTAACCGCGATAGCCTTGCCTATTACCACGAAAAACGAACCGAATTCATTGGCCGTGTTCATGAAAAGAGCGACAAGAAAATGGAACAGGAAGACTTGCGCAAGGCAGAAACTGCCTGGATGTACGGCCTTTACCTGTATAGTTTCTTTGATGCCTTTGGAATCTGGTACAATAACAACTACCGCAGCGTTGAACTCAAGAGCATGAAGACGGCATTGCTCTGGTCCATTATCCCCGGTTTCGGACAAATGTACAACCGCGAGTTCGGTAAGCAGGGCCTTTTGTATATGGCGTTTATCGGCTCTGCGACCAGTATCTGGACTTCGCAGAATATGGTGGAATACTACCTGGATCGCAAGCATATCGTGGAAAAAGAAAGCACCACGTCCGAAGAGTATGAACGCGTCGATGAACGCGTTACTTATTATCGCAAGAACCGCAACCAGTACATTTGGGCGATTGCTTTACTTTATCTGTATTCCGTTGGCGATGCCGCTGTCGACGCTCTGTTGAGCGACTTCGACAACCCCATGCACTTGGCCGTACTGCCGCAGCTGGGCGGCGGCCTCCAGGCTTTGCTGTCCTTTGATTTCTAA
- a CDS encoding histidine phosphatase family protein produces the protein MILWTIRHTKPYNPNDVCYGRLDFDVSPTFEEESDGALKALLGAGAKPTRMFTSPLKRCLRLAEKAEKATGLTKEPREEIIEMNFGTWEGQKLTAVPREEMAAWAHDLRGYRFKGGECFYDIDRRVQSLLDTLDDDGEFLWITHAGVIAALQHFACGLPDEQFVEGAFSYAMVTKFEFKRDADGHYHGTFTKIHDGIQMQPLKIG, from the coding sequence ATGATTCTTTGGACGATTCGCCACACCAAGCCCTACAATCCAAACGATGTCTGCTATGGCAGGCTCGATTTTGACGTCTCCCCTACTTTTGAAGAAGAAAGCGACGGAGCTCTGAAGGCTTTACTAGGTGCTGGCGCCAAGCCCACGCGCATGTTCACCAGCCCCCTAAAGCGTTGCCTGAGGCTCGCCGAAAAGGCAGAAAAGGCCACGGGACTTACCAAGGAACCGCGAGAAGAAATCATCGAAATGAACTTCGGTACATGGGAAGGTCAGAAACTGACAGCCGTACCCCGCGAAGAAATGGCAGCCTGGGCTCACGACCTGCGCGGATACCGCTTTAAAGGCGGCGAATGCTTTTACGACATCGACCGCCGCGTGCAGTCGCTGCTGGACACGCTCGATGACGATGGTGAATTCTTGTGGATTACTCATGCCGGCGTGATTGCGGCCTTGCAGCATTTTGCCTGCGGACTGCCCGACGAACAGTTCGTGGAAGGTGCATTCAGCTATGCCATGGTGACTAAGTTCGAATTCAAGCGTGACGCAGACGGTCACTACCACGGGACGTTCACGAAGATCCACGACGGCATCCAGATGCAGCCGTTGAAGATAGGGTAA